Proteins from a single region of Abyssalbus ytuae:
- a CDS encoding DNA topoisomerase IB has translation MLGNSSGIIKKMMYNPDEAIKKHNLVYINESNLPILRKRRGRGFSYIYNGKPLNKKEELARIKNLVIPPAWDNVKISSLHNGHLQAVGKDLKKRKQYLYHPLWHQIRNQTKFYKMKDFAKKLPMIRRQVEKDLNQHGWPKTKVLALVVKLMEETHIRIGSEKYARRNKTYGLSTLRNKHVHIYDGKMKFEFVGKKGKRHSVSVKNKKLIKLVSQCEEIPGWELFQFYDENGVKSSIDSKMVNDYLQEITGDLFTAKDFRTWAACIVFFEELLDTGITNNEKEMQSNLVAAYKVAAKALGNTRNVCKKYYVHPYLVSTYQSGSIANAFKEAGDIKKSNPYFSSSEEAFFNLIKNYEPKILFNEPDK, from the coding sequence ATGCTTGGTAACAGTTCTGGAATTATAAAAAAAATGATGTATAACCCGGATGAAGCTATAAAAAAGCACAATCTGGTTTATATAAATGAGTCTAACTTACCAATTCTAAGAAAGAGAAGGGGGAGGGGATTTAGTTATATATATAATGGTAAACCTCTAAATAAAAAAGAAGAACTTGCCAGGATTAAAAACCTTGTTATACCCCCTGCCTGGGATAATGTAAAAATTTCTTCCTTGCATAACGGCCATTTGCAGGCTGTAGGTAAAGATTTAAAAAAAAGAAAACAATATCTCTACCACCCGTTATGGCACCAGATAAGAAACCAGACAAAGTTTTACAAAATGAAAGACTTTGCGAAAAAGCTTCCCATGATAAGAAGGCAGGTAGAAAAAGATTTAAATCAGCACGGTTGGCCAAAAACCAAGGTGCTAGCCCTTGTTGTAAAGCTAATGGAAGAAACCCATATACGTATCGGGAGCGAAAAATATGCAAGAAGAAATAAAACATACGGACTTTCAACATTACGGAATAAACATGTTCATATTTATGATGGAAAAATGAAATTTGAATTTGTGGGAAAGAAGGGAAAAAGGCATTCCGTATCAGTAAAAAACAAAAAGCTAATAAAATTGGTAAGCCAATGTGAAGAAATACCCGGTTGGGAATTATTTCAGTTTTATGATGAAAATGGAGTAAAATCCTCTATTGACAGTAAAATGGTGAATGATTATTTACAGGAAATAACGGGAGATTTGTTTACTGCAAAAGATTTTAGAACATGGGCTGCATGTATTGTTTTCTTCGAAGAACTGTTAGATACCGGTATAACCAATAATGAAAAAGAAATGCAAAGCAACCTGGTAGCTGCTTACAAAGTTGCCGCAAAAGCTTTGGGAAATACACGAAATGTTTGCAAGAAATACTATGTACATCCTTATTTGGTTTCTACCTACCAAAGCGGAAGTATAGCCAATGCATTTAAAGAAGCCGGCGATATAAAAAAATCTAATCCTTATTTTTCTTCTTCTGAGGAAGCATTTTTTAATTTAATAAAAAACTATGAACCAAAAATACTTTTTAATGAGCCTGATAAGTGA
- a CDS encoding YtxH domain-containing protein yields the protein MSNSSNTVLGILAGTAIGTALGVLFAPDKGVNTRRRITDEAIATRDRIATTTHELKDSIVDAMSTNKENLDTRLEAIVTNASYKAEDVITSLEKKLKELKEKNKKLQKTS from the coding sequence ATGAGTAATAGTAGTAATACAGTTTTAGGAATTTTAGCAGGTACCGCAATAGGTACAGCTTTGGGAGTTCTTTTTGCGCCCGATAAAGGGGTTAATACCAGAAGAAGAATTACAGATGAAGCAATTGCAACCAGGGACAGGATTGCAACTACCACCCATGAACTTAAAGATTCTATTGTAGATGCAATGTCTACCAATAAGGAAAATTTAGATACAAGGTTGGAAGCAATAGTTACCAATGCAAGTTATAAGGCAGAAGATGTAATTACTTCTTTAGAGAAAAAGTTAAAAGAACTTAAAGAGAAAAACAAAAAACTTCAGAAAACTTCTTAA
- a CDS encoding mechanosensitive ion channel family protein, whose amino-acid sequence MSLISERLYEAWSKMLDKLESWLDILVINLPNIFIALVVFIIVLVTSKYLSKLILRLLQRSNLQRSMKSLISKLVSVLVILIGLFLILGILNLSKTLNTILAGAGVAGLAVGLALQGALANTYSGIILSYVKYVKFGDWIESNGFEGEVIDIDLRTVTVKQADNNLVYIPNKLVIENPIKNFSSTSQSKVILECGVDYSSDLEFVKELTVSTLHEAFEEVKKKEDVIFLYEGFGDSSINFKVLFQINSTSALEVAKAKTEAMIVLKKAFDGNDINIPFPIRTLDFPEGFNILSKENNNKE is encoded by the coding sequence ATGAGCCTGATAAGTGAAAGACTATATGAAGCATGGAGTAAAATGCTCGATAAACTTGAGTCGTGGCTGGATATTTTAGTAATAAACCTGCCCAATATTTTTATTGCCCTGGTGGTATTTATTATTGTACTGGTTACATCAAAATACCTGAGTAAACTTATTTTAAGACTATTGCAAAGGAGTAACCTTCAGCGGTCTATGAAGAGTTTAATATCAAAATTAGTTTCCGTGCTGGTGATACTTATAGGACTGTTTTTAATTTTAGGGATACTAAATTTAAGTAAAACGCTCAATACAATCCTGGCAGGGGCAGGAGTTGCCGGTTTGGCCGTAGGACTGGCTTTGCAGGGAGCCCTGGCAAATACCTATTCAGGTATCATTTTATCGTATGTAAAGTATGTAAAATTTGGAGATTGGATTGAGAGTAATGGGTTTGAAGGGGAAGTAATAGATATTGACCTTAGAACAGTTACAGTTAAACAGGCAGATAATAATTTGGTTTACATACCCAATAAGCTTGTAATAGAGAATCCTATTAAAAATTTTTCCAGTACTTCACAGTCTAAAGTTATTTTAGAGTGTGGTGTTGACTATTCCAGTGACCTTGAGTTTGTAAAAGAGTTAACAGTAAGTACTCTGCATGAAGCATTTGAAGAAGTAAAAAAGAAAGAAGATGTTATTTTTCTTTATGAGGGGTTTGGTGATAGCTCAATAAATTTTAAAGTGCTTTTTCAAATTAATTCAACTTCCGCCCTGGAGGTGGCAAAAGCAAAAACCGAAGCCATGATCGTTTTGAAAAAAGCTTTTGATGGGAACGACATTAATATTCCTTTTCCCATACGTACACTGGATTTTCCTGAAGGATTTAACATTTTGAGTAAAGAAAATAACAATAAAGAGTAA
- a CDS encoding ferritin-like domain-containing protein has protein sequence MSGYTEKMGNKLNELLERTYDAEKGFKNAAENVKNPSLKNYFNRKAQERYDFGHKLKTEIRSFGQDVEKGGSLAGTAHRAWMDLKSYFSSDNEEAILEEAIRGEKAAVKEYDDVLEDDTLPYSTKSLLIEQKNEIEKGLASIKRMEDIR, from the coding sequence ATGAGCGGATATACAGAAAAAATGGGTAACAAACTAAATGAATTGTTGGAAAGGACCTATGATGCCGAAAAAGGATTTAAAAATGCGGCTGAGAATGTGAAAAATCCTTCTCTGAAAAATTATTTCAACAGAAAAGCACAGGAACGTTATGATTTTGGTCATAAATTAAAAACAGAAATTAGATCATTCGGGCAGGATGTGGAAAAAGGAGGTAGTCTGGCAGGTACAGCCCATCGTGCCTGGATGGATTTAAAATCTTATTTTTCTTCTGATAATGAAGAAGCTATTTTAGAAGAAGCAATAAGAGGCGAAAAAGCTGCTGTAAAAGAGTATGATGACGTATTGGAAGATGATACGCTGCCATATAGCACTAAAAGTTTGTTAATTGAACAAAAAAATGAAATAGAAAAAGGATTAGCATCCATAAAAAGAATGGAAGATATCAGATAG
- a CDS encoding hemerythrin domain-containing protein — MKNIFDALREDHNVQRALLDKLVETSGDTSTRDAIFQELKKELEIHADAEERHFYVPLIESDKTQEKARHSIAEHHEIDELIEQLEETEYSSSAWLKIAKDLKEKVEHHLDEEEHEVFQMAGKVLSESEKKNLGKDYIKQIEQER; from the coding sequence ATGAAAAATATATTTGATGCTTTACGAGAAGACCATAATGTACAAAGGGCTCTCCTGGATAAATTGGTTGAAACTTCAGGAGACACTTCAACCCGTGATGCCATTTTCCAGGAATTAAAAAAGGAGTTGGAAATACATGCCGATGCTGAGGAAAGACATTTTTATGTTCCTCTTATTGAAAGTGATAAGACACAGGAAAAAGCAAGGCACAGTATTGCAGAACATCATGAAATAGATGAACTCATAGAACAGCTTGAGGAAACAGAATATTCATCTTCTGCCTGGCTTAAAATAGCCAAAGATTTAAAAGAAAAGGTAGAGCATCATTTAGATGAAGAAGAACATGAAGTGTTTCAAATGGCAGGAAAAGTTTTGTCGGAAAGCGAAAAGAAAAACCTGGGTAAAGATTACATAAAGCAAATCGAACAGGAAAGATAA